In the Corynebacterium gerontici genome, one interval contains:
- a CDS encoding LysR family transcriptional regulator ArgP → MNPAHLDTLLAILDEGSFEGAAFALGISPSAVSQRMKALEHAAGRVLIRRATPPEPTEAGEVIAQMARKMGLLRTEVDAQLSGRMGALPLAVSVNADSLSLWFPQVLSSVASWPNATLHVRVEDETHSKHLLSRGDVMGAVTTEARPVAGCEVRELGVMRYVSVANPRLLDRFSRDGEVDWEAMPVLRFGPRDRLQDLDLERRIGYVPPRRNVSEIPSVDAFLEATRLGLGWSLLPEAQAQPLLARGELVLLDAAQIEVALYWQCWRLESSTLHRLSRAVQEAASVLPPIR, encoded by the coding sequence ATGAACCCCGCTCACCTGGATACATTGCTGGCAATTTTGGACGAAGGCAGCTTCGAAGGCGCCGCTTTTGCTCTCGGAATTTCGCCTTCGGCGGTGAGCCAAAGGATGAAGGCGTTGGAGCATGCTGCGGGCCGGGTGCTGATTCGGCGCGCGACGCCACCGGAACCAACAGAAGCCGGTGAGGTCATCGCACAGATGGCCAGAAAAATGGGGCTGTTGCGCACGGAGGTGGACGCCCAATTGAGTGGGCGTATGGGCGCATTGCCTTTGGCGGTGTCCGTCAACGCCGACTCGCTTTCGCTTTGGTTTCCTCAGGTGTTGAGTTCGGTGGCCAGTTGGCCTAACGCTACGTTGCACGTTCGGGTGGAGGACGAAACACATTCAAAGCACCTACTATCTCGTGGCGACGTGATGGGGGCGGTAACCACAGAAGCGCGCCCGGTGGCTGGATGTGAAGTTCGGGAACTTGGGGTCATGCGCTACGTGTCAGTAGCCAACCCGCGACTGCTTGATCGCTTTAGCCGAGATGGAGAAGTGGATTGGGAGGCCATGCCAGTACTGCGATTCGGCCCCCGAGACCGACTACAAGATCTGGATCTGGAACGCCGGATCGGTTACGTTCCACCCCGTCGCAATGTCTCAGAGATTCCATCAGTTGATGCATTCTTGGAGGCCACACGTCTTGGTCTGGGGTGGTCACTATTGCCGGAAGCTCAAGCGCAGCCTCTCTTGGCGAGGGGCGAATTGGTGTTGCTGGACGCCGCTCAGATCGAGGTCGCATTGTACTGGCAGTGCTGGCGTCTTGAATCATCCACGTTGCACCGCCTCAGCCGAGCGGTGCAAGAAGCGGCGAGTGTGCTGCCGCCGATCCGCTAG
- a CDS encoding glutathione S-transferase family protein, whose protein sequence is MSTSKDWAGDARNASTTGEFIRDTRYIDDRITSDVETPTTLKNGQTLWPATPGKYRLIAARACPWAHRAVITRRLKGLEDVISLGLAGPTHDRRSWTFDLDPGGVDPVLEIPRLQDAYFNRFSDYPRGITVPAIVDIETKAVISNDFPTLVPDLNDQWKHAERDGAPDLYPEAMREDIDKLTKYIFSEVNNGVYRCGFASTQEAYDAAYDRLWNALDTLEERLSDQRYLMGDHITLADVYLFPTLVRFDAVYHGHFKCNRSKLSEMPVLWAYLRDLFQTPGFGDTTDFLEIKQHYYVVHTDVNPTGVVPKGPDLSGMLTTHGREALGGAPFAEGATAPGPVREAERVKNLLPEQKAFFENLYRR, encoded by the coding sequence ATGTCTACTTCTAAGGATTGGGCGGGAGACGCCCGAAACGCATCAACCACTGGCGAATTTATCCGCGATACCCGCTACATCGATGACCGCATCACCTCGGACGTCGAAACGCCAACTACATTGAAAAACGGACAGACCCTTTGGCCGGCCACACCTGGAAAATATCGCCTCATCGCCGCCAGAGCTTGCCCTTGGGCACATCGGGCCGTGATTACACGCAGGCTCAAAGGCCTCGAAGACGTAATTTCGCTCGGGTTAGCAGGTCCGACGCACGATCGCCGCTCGTGGACCTTCGACCTTGACCCCGGCGGTGTTGATCCCGTCCTCGAGATTCCCCGGCTCCAAGACGCCTATTTCAACCGCTTCTCTGATTACCCTCGCGGCATCACCGTGCCCGCAATCGTCGACATCGAAACGAAAGCCGTAATCAGCAACGACTTCCCAACCCTGGTACCTGACCTCAATGATCAATGGAAGCATGCCGAGCGCGACGGCGCCCCGGACCTGTATCCAGAGGCGATGCGGGAGGACATCGACAAGCTGACAAAATATATTTTTAGCGAAGTAAACAACGGCGTCTACCGCTGCGGCTTCGCCTCCACACAGGAGGCTTACGACGCTGCATATGATCGACTGTGGAATGCCCTCGACACGCTGGAGGAACGTCTCAGCGATCAGCGTTACCTCATGGGTGATCACATCACGCTTGCCGACGTCTACCTGTTCCCCACCCTCGTGCGTTTCGACGCGGTATACCACGGGCACTTCAAATGCAATCGCAGCAAGCTGAGCGAGATGCCAGTGCTGTGGGCATATCTTCGCGACCTCTTCCAGACTCCCGGCTTCGGCGATACCACCGACTTTCTTGAAATCAAACAGCACTACTACGTAGTACATACCGACGTAAATCCCACCGGCGTGGTACCCAAAGGCCCCGATCTCTCGGGCATGCTCACCACCCACGGGCGGGAAGCTCTGGGAGGAGCACCCTTCGCCGAGGGAGCCACCGCTCCCGGACCGGTGCGCGAGGCGGAGCGAGTGAAAAACTTGCTCCCCGAACAAAAGGCTTTCTTCGAAAACCTTTATCGCCGCTAG
- a CDS encoding HNH endonuclease family protein yields MRTLNKLFRLLGAVVVFALLLIGASGYLHQPPSGVPNAPVTDGQLAALEVRDETVAVPPYDRSAFGQAWSDDVDVPGGHNGCDTRNDMLQRDLTEITFKPRTRRCVVETGVLRDPYSGLIHRFQKGNQTSSLVQIDHVVALADAWESGAWAWDERGRRNFANDPANLQATLGSENQNKKAKTADAWLPSDPAYACEYVRRQVGLKVKYHLTVSLAERDAMARVLQHC; encoded by the coding sequence ATGCGCACCTTAAACAAACTTTTCCGACTCCTCGGCGCTGTAGTTGTATTCGCGCTGCTCCTGATTGGTGCCAGCGGCTACCTGCACCAGCCACCGAGTGGTGTGCCCAACGCACCAGTGACAGATGGCCAACTGGCCGCACTGGAAGTGCGAGACGAGACTGTGGCTGTGCCTCCTTACGATCGCAGTGCTTTCGGTCAAGCTTGGAGCGACGATGTTGATGTTCCAGGCGGACACAATGGCTGCGATACGCGCAATGACATGTTGCAAAGAGACCTCACCGAAATCACTTTCAAGCCCCGAACGCGCCGGTGCGTGGTGGAAACCGGAGTACTGCGCGATCCTTATTCGGGCTTAATTCACAGGTTCCAAAAAGGAAACCAGACATCTTCACTGGTGCAGATTGACCACGTGGTGGCGCTGGCTGACGCATGGGAATCCGGGGCCTGGGCCTGGGACGAACGTGGCCGGAGAAACTTCGCTAACGATCCGGCAAACCTCCAGGCAACCTTGGGCAGTGAGAACCAAAACAAGAAAGCGAAGACCGCCGATGCATGGCTGCCATCGGATCCTGCCTACGCCTGTGAATATGTGCGGCGGCAAGTGGGGCTCAAGGTGAAGTACCACCTCACCGTGAGTCTGGCGGAACGCGACGCCATGGCACGTGTGCTGCAGCACTGCTAG